CTGTCGTGTCTGCTCTCGTCGGTGCAGCCCGGCCGGCTTCCGCCGGCGGCTCCTGAGTGCTTGGCCCGAGGGTCGCGGACGGGCCGGGCGGGAGCCCTGGCAGCCCTGTGGCGCGCCGGTGAGGGCCGGGGTTGGGCGGAGGGGAACGGCCGGGCCGGGCCCAGCCCGGAGCGGACAGCGCGTCTCCGGGTGCCGCCGGGGGGTCGGGCTGGGGCGCCGGGCCCGGGTGGGGCCGGGTGGGCCGGGCGCCCGTCTTGTCAGACTGAGGTGGACCCCGCAGAGAGGGCCGGCGCTGTGGCGGGCTCGGCTGTGCGACCCTTGGCTTGGCCCCGGCGGCCTGCGTGGAGGGGGTGTCGGGATGGGAGGGCAGAGCGGGCCGGCAAGTTGGGAAGACGCCGGCGTGTCGGGACGTCTTCGGTTCCGCCTGTGCTTGGCTTGGAGGCTGCCGAGCGGTGGTGTCCCCGCGGCTGAGAGGTGTCCTGCGAGCCGCGCTGGTGAGCGCACGGGCTCGCAGCCGTGGTGTCCGCCGGGAGCTCCGTGGCCAGGCGACCGGGGTGTCGCGGCGGAGGTCGGCCCCTTGGTTCCGCGCCGAGGCTCAGAGGGCTGTGGGACGAGATCGTTACCGCGCTTGGGGCGCAGACGTTGCGGTCGCGGGCGTGCGCGCGTCGCAGCCGTTTAGGATCGGTTTTCGCTGCTTCGCCTGCGGACGCTCTGGGGGGCTCGGAAGCGCCCCGAGCTGCCTCACGTGTGTGCGGACGTTAACGAGCGCCGGCCGCCGGCCGCGGGTGCGGGGTGCGGCGGGAGCGAAGCGGCCACGCCTGGTGTTGCTACACCGGTGCTTGTGCAAGTGGGGCGCCGCCGGCTCCCTGCAGGTGCTGCTCCCCCGCGCCGTTTGCTGCGGCTCTGGGGGCTGCGGTCTCGCAGAGATGAGGCGGGAGGCCTGTTCCTGCCGTTCATTCACCCGGAATAGTAGTAAGTCCCCAAGCCCTCCGCGAGCTCGCGAGCTCTCTCTAGCTAGCCTGTTGCTTTAACGATCCCTTCTTGCTCCGTAGCGCTCCTTCCTGACTGTCAGTGCGCCCTTTAGgatctttgcctttttttaaactttttttttttaagattttatttacttatttgacagagagacgcagcgagagagggagcacaagcgggggggggtggggagtgggagagggagaagcaggcttcccgccgagcagggagccggatgcggggctccatcccaggaccctgggaccacgaccggAACCAAAGGCCCATGCCTAACgacagagccccccaggtgcccagatCTTTGCCATTTTTAACAGTGTTGAGACGCCCTTCTCTAAATGTGTGTGATCTGTGCTTAGGAAGGTTGGAGTTGTctttggtggtgtctttgggtGGAGTGTCCCAGAGTCTGACAGGGACATCCACGCTCACAGTTGCCGTGCGGGAGACTGTCTCCCAGGTGCCTTCTGGCACTTCTGTGGGTTCACACACTCCTTGCTTGAGGCAGCAGCTCTGAGAGGGTGGGCGTGGGCTTCCGGTGTCTCCGTCCCACAGTCAGGAATTTGTATTGGAAGTAGGTTGTGCTCGAGTATTTCCCAGAGACGCGAGGCCGTCTACTTGAGCGCTGGGGTTCGGAGAAACGCTCTGTAGGAGCAGCAGCTGGTGCCTCTGAAACACGGCGACCAGAGACTACAGGATGACTTCCTGGAGGGAGTTGAGCCCCCTGGGGTCAGGAGAGAATGTTCTCGGTTGTTCTGGACGCAGTCGGCATGCTGGTTAAAGAGCTCTCAGTTTCGGGCTGGGGGGAGAGAGCAGGGGTTCTTCTCTACAAGGAAGTGATAGCGTTTGCCTATAAAATGGTTTTTAGTCTGGGAGTTGAGAAAATAGCTTTTAAAGAAAGTTTCTTCAAGGAAAGCGTGTAAGTATAAACCTGCAAAGTTTACATTTTTGGTAACATTTCCCTATTAAACAGCAGTAGGGATTAAGGCATCCCAGAATCTGCTGTGGATAGAACTTTGTAAGATAAAACCCAGAAGAAACCTTGGAAATTGTCCTATTGCTtctctcactttacagatgaagagacggGGTCACAGCAAGACAGGGAGTGTGCCCGGCGCCATTCAGCTGGGcgccctccctcactccccccgTCACATCTCCACTGGGTAATCCTCTGGGCCTCTGCCAtgtgtggattttcttttcttttcttttcttccttctttctttcctcctttctttttttttttctttttcaagaaaagctttaaaaagctGCTTAGAATGGCCGAGGGCCCTCTGCTAGAGCCTTGCAAGGAGGAAGTTGTGCCTTGGAGGGTGTCCTGGGTGCCTCTGTTGCAGGCTCTGCTTGCTCAGCTCTGAGTCCATGGAAAGCTGTAAACGCTCTTGGTTTGGAAACCGCGGCTTATAACCTGATGAGGTCTCCAGTGCTGACCCTAATACAGTGCATTAAACGTGAGTGAGTTTTAGCGTGCTTGTCCCCAGGAAGGTTCCCTGTTGGCCTGGGCCGGAGCACGTGTGGGCAGCAGTGGTCGTGGACTACTGGGCTCCTAGGACTGGTTTCCGGAGAGACGTTTGTAAATAGCTTTACTTAAGACACATTCCTCAGTGCGTTCTTGTGTCTGGCTGCCAGAAAGATTTCCAAGAGCATTAATGTTGTACCTCTGCAGAAACGTGTGGGTTAGGCTCTGGAGTCCTTCTACGATTTCTCCCTCTGATGCTGACTTATCCCGGCGATGGGCTGAGCTTACCCTGTTTGTTTGTGAGGGTGGTACTGGGGGGAAGGACTTACACGTAGAAAAAGACAGTGACTGGGTTTTTGTCTTAAAGGTACAGGTTAACTGTTCAAGATTAtacttaatgtattttatttagaaaaaaatccacCCCAGcaagaaaaaatactgtaaagATGAGTTTGGTCCTTTGTTTTCTATAAAAGTTTTGTTGGCACTCTGTTACTGAAAAATTTTGAATGAAGTCAGTTGGGCAGTTTTAAAGCTGCTTTAAGTTTCCTTGGGGTTTTCATCCCCACACAGTTGATACAGCTCTGGTGGGCAGAGGCCACTTGTCCTGCTGATGCTCCTCCAGCAGTCGCACACAGAAGAGGAGACCTTTTGCACGGGGCATAAAAggcgtttttatttattttagattttgcaGCTTGTCCTACTCTGTGCTCTGTAATGCTCTTTcgttaaaatggaaatattcaacttttgtttttgagatttgatGTTAACCTATGTGAGAAGTGTGATGTGCAGTCTTAATAGAGGAGTAGGCTTACCTACCTGGTGGTAAGACCAGCGGTCCCGTTGCATTTCATCTCTGCCTGCTCGGTGAGGGTGTCGCGGAGGCATCAGGCATTCCGCGCGGGTATTCAGCTGGGTTATGAGCGGCAGAGAAGGCAGTGACTTGTGTGAAGTCAGTCAGGGAGCTCCAGGCGCAGCCTGCGTTTGCACCCCAGGCTGGTGGTGTCCGCCTTCTTGCCTGCACACTCAGCGGCCctcgcagcagcagcagccgccccTCCCGGCCGCAGTTctgggcaggagggggtgggacaGGAACAGCAGGCCTCGGGACGGAAGACGCAGGCTCTTGAGTGGTTTCcagcctctctctgtttttttagttttcctaATTCTGTCTGGGAGTTTGAATATAAGGATTTTatgctaattttttctttttctttttccattcagaTTAAGGAAAACCTATATCCTGCTTCTTCCCGTAAGCAACATCTAACTGTGCAGATCAGTGATGCAGCCGCCGCCGCAGGCAGCCCCGTCGGGCATGGTTGGGCCCCCTCCAGCTGGGACTCCTCAGAGCATGTTCTGGTCCAACAGACCGTACAGGAGACAGGCAAATAATAACGCACCCGTAACTCCCATCACCTGCCCGCTGCAGCCGGTGACGGATCCGTTTGCTTTTAGTAGACAGGCACTACAAAGTACGTCGTTGGGCAGTTCATCCAAAAGCAGCCCGCCCCTTCCGCAAGGCCCGGCCCCACCAGCGTTCCTTCAGCACCCCGGTCTGCCTGTGGCTCACACGAATGCTGGGGGTACCCCTCAAGGACCGGTGTCGCAGCCCAGAGCAGATGGCAGCCTGTTTTCCAGCGTGTTGACCCCTTTGGCACCATCGGATCCTGAGGGGACCAGGAGTGCCTCGGTGGCTCCCAGCTCAGAACCTGAAGCTCAGACTCTGCCACATCCTCAGTACGTTCCAGGAGCGGGTGCGGACAGTTCTCACGGGGGCCGTTGGCATACGAACACGCTTGGGTCCGATAGGCCCCTGAGTAGGCAGAACCCCCACGACAGTGCCACGGCATCAGCACCatcccctttcttccctcagCCTCGTCAGCAAATGCCAGGGCAGTGGGGACCAGGGCAGGGAGGCGCACAACCCTCAGGTCAACATTATTGGCCCCGCCCAGAAGGACCTGCTCAGAACGCGCTGCCTCACGCCTCCAGCGGTTCTCACTTCCCTGCTCCGTCTACCCTGCACCATGGTCCCAGCCACGAGCAGCTCAGCCCGCTGGTGTCTTTGCCAGGACCCTTAGCCGGTGATGGAAGCAACGAGGCGGCCTGCCTGCAAAGTGGAAACCGTTCAGCAAATAACTTTGATCCTGAACATGTGTTCAGGCAAAATTCTAAAGCTGGGAGTACTCGGGTGAGCCAGGAGCTCAGGCCAAATCCAGGAGTGAACGAAGAGCAGTTGCCGGACCTTGCTCTCAGTAGTCCCCTCACTCAGGGAAATAGCCCAGAAAGCCATTTGCACTGCCCCCCAGGGGCCGGGACCAGCCGAGCCGTGTCAGAAGTGGACTCCGGGGCGCTCTCCATGTTTTTCCAAGGAGGGGAGACAGAAAATGAGGAGAACCTCTCATCCGAAAACACGGGCTCCGCTGGTCGGTCTGACTTCGGTGGCTTCTCCCCCAGCCCCGCACTTGGTCACCCTCCTGCACACGTGGGAGCAGGCGGCATCTACCAGGCCTTTCCCAGAGGTTCCAACAGCGAGGCCACGCAGCAGGGAGGACACCTGCAACCGTACTTTTATCAGACCGCAGGCTCCCCTCCTGACCACCCCACCGCGGCAAGTGCTCCTGTCACCACGTGGGGCGGCGCACCCGGCGCAGGGGTGCACGTGGCCAGCAGCTCGCAGCCTGAGAATGTGGAAGACCTTGAATTCATTCAGAATCAGGAAGTTCTGCCAAGTGAGCCTCCGAGTTTGGACCTTTCCTCCCCCAGCGACCAGGTCAGATACGGGCCCCTGCCCGGGCCAGCCGTTCCCAGGCTCGGCGTTGTGGGCCACTCTGGAGGTGGGGGCCTAAATCTCGAGGCCCCCGATGCAGCGCCGCACCCCGTGCGGTGTGATAGCGTGTCATCCGGTTACAGCGGCGAGAGCCACAGGAATCTCCCGAGTATAGCCAGGCCCCAAGATGTAGGCACTTTCATTCAGCAGGAAGTCGGAAAACCTGAAGATGAGTCTCTGGGGAGTTTTTTTAAGCAAATTGATTCTTCTCCTGTGGGAGGAGAGACAGACGAGACCACTGTGAACCAGAGTCACCACGGCAGCCTGTCCCAGCCCTCAACCCCAAGCCCCCCAAAACCCACTGGAATATTTCAGACAAGTGCAAATAGTTCTTTTGAACCAGTGAAATCGCACTTAGTCGGAGTCAAACCCATCGAGGCCGATCGCGCCAACATGGTGGGGGAGGTGAGAGGGGCCATTGTCCACCAGAAGCAGCGCAGACCCGCTGCTGCCCCGCCCGACACCTCCCCCGGCAACCTGGAGCAGCCCCCGGACAACATGGAGACCCTGTTCACGCTCCAGGCCTGCGCTCCCCCCTTTTCCGTACCTGCGGAGCCGGGGCACGGGCTCGTGCACACCGGGGGACCGCCCCTGGAAACTCTGCCCCTGACAGCTGAGAAAAGGCCTTTGGCCAGAGCCCAGGGGGTTGTGAAGTGTGAGAGCCCAGTGACGACGTTGTGGGCGCAGAACGAGTTGCCAGATTTTGGAGGCAACGTCCTTCTAGCTCCTGCTGCTCCTGCGCTGCACGTGCCTGTGAAACCGCAGCCGTCGGAAGTGATTCAGCCTCCGGATGAGGGCATGTCCGCCCCACAGGCCCGGCAGCCAGGCTCCGGCCTTCTGCAGAGTGGGGGCAGCACTGGTGTTTCTGAGAACCTCGAGAACCCTCCCAAGGTGGGAGAAGAGGAGGCCCTCCCGTCCCAGGCAAGTTCTGGCTATGCCAGTCTCTTATCCTCGCCGCCCACTGAATCTTTGCAGAACCCACCGGTCTTGATTGCCCAGCCTGATCGAAGCTATAATTTGGCTCAGCCCATTAATTTTTCTGTGTCCTTGCCGAGTCCTAATGAGAAGAATCAGCCCTGGAGAGATGCTTTGGTCGGGGATAAACCCTTGGCAAGCAGCTGGGCTCTGGGGGGGGACTCTGGAGACAGCGCCCCTGTGTCTGGGAGCACAGCCGGCCCTCTCGCCCGCTCGCCTTTGCCGACCAGTTTCCCGCACAGTGGTTTTCCACAAGTTCCTGGTACTTCAGACACAGTTCCTAATCCACCTGCTGCTTTGCTGGTTCAGCCACCACCTCATCCAGTTCCAAAGAACTTGGTTTCAGAAAGCCAACGCACTGACAGCGCAGAGAACGGTCTTCCCGAGTTGGTCAGTGGCCCTGCTGGAAGCAGAGGCGTGACGTTGGTGCCGCCTGCGAACGCTGCCGCGGCACCTGCTGGTCATAAGGCAGATGGCTCCAGTCATCGGGAAGAAGCTTCTGGAGCCCTAGACTTCACACGCAGTAGGACTTCGGAAAGTCCTCTACGAATGTATAGCCCACCCCATCCTGACGGCTCCGCATGTCCACACGCCGCCAGCAGTCATCCGAGGCCACCTGGGCCGGGGCCGCGTAACTCAGACCATTTCTACCAACAGGTGATGAAGGACACTCAGGACCAGCGTGGCCTCGAGCGAGCCCAGGAGGAGCCAGCTCCGCCGCCTCCACAAAGGCCCAGACCGGCGTGTTCAGAACCTCCAGACCTGGGAAGTCCACCTGCGCAGGGACAGCCCCAAAACTCGGTCCCACCACCCCCAAGTCCAGCTCCGGCTGACACAGGTCAGCCGCTGCCGCCCCGGCCGCCTCGGTCCTCCAGCGCATCGGTCGCGTCCGCCAGCTCGAGCCAGGCCGCCGTGCAGTCGGAGCGGCACTGGCTGCAGCCGCCGCCACCAGACCTGGCATCTTACTACTACGGCAGACCGCTGTACGATGGCTACCAGTCCCATTACCCCTCGCCGTACCCGCTGGAGCCTGGCGCGGCCCCCCTCTATTACCAGGTACGGTCAAGCTCTCGCACTTGAACCCCGTGACCAGTTGGTTCCTTTCTCTCGAGCCATGGGCCGTGGTGGGCTTCTGTGGCTCGGTTCGGAAGTAACCCATAGTGCCACCGCCGTGCCGGGTGCGGGCTCCAGGCGCCGCGGCGGGGGACAAGCGCGCCTCTCACGGAGGCCCAGCGCGGCCCGTCTCTTGGGAGTTTACTCTGCACGGCTGTGTATTGCGCCATAAGGGGGACCTGATTAATTATTTCACACGGCATCCTCCAATTCCCACGGCTGAGAAGCCGCCTGTCTCCTGTCCCAACGGCTGCTTCTCTGTGGAGAAGCTTCGGGAAACTGGGATAGCCCCTGCGAGCTTCAGCGTGGTTTTGGCGTGAAACATCTGTCTGGCGAGTCGCAGGGACCTGTAGTCTTTGAGGTCCCTCCTTGAGAATAAAAACGTTGAGAGGTAAAAGGTCTGGAATGTCATCCTAGTGAACAGCCAAGGGGGATGAAATTACATGGGCTCTGAGGCGTGCGGTGGCCCCAGCAGTGGGGTGGGGACGGCCGCCGTGCTGCGCGGAAGCCTCGGCCTTCACGGGGGCACGTGCAGGCGCGTGAGCCTTGCTGCGGTCGGGTTCTGCCCAGCCCGTGTCGCTCTGAAGCGCGTGCTTCGAGCACACACATTGGATTGCTGTCTGCATCTCATCACGTCCAGGCCCAGCCCAGCATCACCCAAGGTTAGCTGAGTTCAAAGGAGTGTGGACTAGAGGTTTGGAAAGCACGGTCCTcctgggcaggggcaggtggcCATCCTGGGCTCTCGTAGTCAGAGGTGGATAGGGTTGTGCCGGGCGGCAGTCCCCAGCGACAGGAGGCTTGGGTCTCCTTTGTGGGCTGTGAGCATCTTTGGGAATGTGTGAAGAGCGCACAGCGAACCGCTGGGAGCAACAAATCCTAGATTCTGGAAGGAGCCTGTAGGACTCCTGTTGCCACACGTGGAAACTGACTTCTGATGCGCCCAGAGCCCGGGGGCTGGCAGAGTGTGAGGGGGGCAGTGTACCTGCTTTGGGTCCTTTGTGCAGCAGCTACGTGTGCGTCCTGGGAGCTCCAGCCAGAGCCCAGCGTCACCTCTGGGAGCCCGCTTCCTGGTGCCCTCCGGCCTTGTCACCATAGCCTGCAGCAGTGGTCAGGAATAAGTCCGTTTTACGTGATTCCTCCTCTTTTGCCGGGTGATGGCGGAGAGTCAGGCTCGTAGACCTGAGGGCTGGTTCCGTCTCCTGCCGGGATCGCTTCATTCCTGTCCCCGGTCTTCGCGTGGCCACCTCTTAGAGACAGAGCCGTGGCCATTCATCGGTCTGTTAATGGGGCTGAAAGTCTCGGGAGAGGAAAATGTGATCCTCTCTCCGAGGCTTCCCGGAGCTCGGGGACGCGCTGAGGTGGGACCCTGGGTAGTTCGCTTACCTGAGATGGTGTCTGAAACAGCACAAACTTGGGGGGTCACAGCACCTCCATATTTGAGACCTCGGGGACCAGAAGCCCAGTGGGGCCCTCTAGAGTCTGCGCGGCTCCATCATGGCTGCCCGCTGACACACTGGCCGTCT
Above is a window of Meles meles chromosome 11, mMelMel3.1 paternal haplotype, whole genome shotgun sequence DNA encoding:
- the SEC16A gene encoding protein transport protein Sec16A isoform X8, with protein sequence MQPPPQAAPSGMVGPPPAGTPQSMFWSNRPYRRQANNNAPVTPITCPLQPVTDPFAFSRQALQSTSLGSSSKSSPPLPQGPAPPAFLQHPGLPVAHTNAGGTPQGPVSQPRADGSLFSSVLTPLAPSDPEGTRSASVAPSSEPEAQTLPHPQYVPGAGADSSHGGRWHTNTLGSDRPLSRQNPHDSATASAPSPFFPQPRQQMPGQWGPGQGGAQPSGQHYWPRPEGPAQNALPHASSGSHFPAPSTLHHGPSHEQLSPLVSLPGPLAGDGSNEAACLQSGNRSANNFDPEHVFRQNSKAGSTRVSQELRPNPGVNEEQLPDLALSSPLTQGNSPESHLHCPPGAGTSRAVSEVDSGALSMFFQGGETENEENLSSENTGSAGRSDFGGFSPSPALGHPPAHVGAGGIYQAFPRGSNSEATQQGGHLQPYFYQTAGSPPDHPTAASAPVTTWGGAPGAGVHVASSSQPENVEDLEFIQNQEVLPSEPPSLDLSSPSDQVRYGPLPGPAVPRLGVVGHSGGGGLNLEAPDAAPHPVRCDSVSSGYSGESHRNLPSIARPQDVGTFIQQEVGKPEDESLGSFFKQIDSSPVGGETDETTVNQSHHGSLSQPSTPSPPKPTGIFQTSANSSFEPVKSHLVGVKPIEADRANMVGEVRGAIVHQKQRRPAAAPPDTSPGNLEQPPDNMETLFTLQACAPPFSVPAEPGHGLVHTGGPPLETLPLTAEKRPLARAQGVVKCESPVTTLWAQNELPDFGGNVLLAPAAPALHVPVKPQPSEVIQPPDEGMSAPQARQPGSGLLQSGGSTGVSENLENPPKVGEEEALPSQASSGYASLLSSPPTESLQNPPVLIAQPDRSYNLAQPINFSVSLPSPNEKNQPWRDALVGDKPLASSWALGGDSGDSAPVSGSTAGPLARSPLPTSFPHSGFPQVPGTSDTVPNPPAALLVQPPPHPVPKNLVSESQRTDSAENGLPELVSGPAGSRGVTLVPPANAAAAPAGHKADGSSHREEASGALDFTRSRTSESPLRMYSPPHPDGSACPHAASSHPRPPGPGPRNSDHFYQQVMKDTQDQRGLERAQEEPAPPPPQRPRPACSEPPDLGSPPAQGQPQNSVPPPPSPAPADTGQPLPPRPPRSSSASVASASSSQAAVQSERHWLQPPPPDLASYYYGRPLYDGYQSHYPSPYPLEPGAAPLYYQDVYSLYEPRYRSYDSTAAAYAENYRYSEPERPSSRASHCSDRPPARQGYPEGYYDSKSGWSSQSDHYADYYSGQYEYGDPGRWDRYHYGSRFRDPRTCDRRYWYDAEYDAYRKESYAYGDRSERYADPWRYDPRFTGSFDDDPEPHRDPYGEEADRRSVHSERSAQSLRSSFSSHSRQSQIYRNHGMAAGPYEAPPPPGSLPGDYAYGAYGNHFGSAQGFPEYGYAAEVGWPTTEQAPSRPTSPEKFSVPHVCARFGPGGQLIKVIPNLPSEGQPALVEVHSMETLLQHTPEQEELRSFPGPLGKDDTHKADVINFAQSKAAHCLQNQSLIDKESASLLWNFIVLLCRQNGTVVGTDLAELLLRDHKTAWLPGKSPNEANLIDFTNEAVEQVAEEESGEAQLSFLTDNPAAGSNTLEKETERFRELLLYGRKKDALESAMKNALWGHALLLASKMDSRTHARVMTRFANSLPINDPLQTVYQLMSGRMPAASTCCGDEKWGDWRPHLAMVLSNLSSNVDVECRAMATMGDTLASKGLLDAAHFCYLMAQVGLGVYTKKTTKLVLIGSNHSLPFLKFATNEAIQRTEAYEYAQSLGAQTCSFPNFQVFKFVYSCRLAEMGLATQAFHYCEVIAQSVLQQPHRHSPVLISQLAQIASQLRLFDPQLREKPEQEAFVEPAWLAQLRHVDRQLKEGAAVWSRDGTFPQRCPSTPSSEAGPCDGPALGPPGGPGAGNPLLAPPVPSAEHLGQGVRLLPSAPPTLPDSQPALPARVPLFPVPPATGPLELGPGCGPPAAAFGFPEAPGPDPAAPYPGPGLPPCAPSVQESEHAPQEAGSQEPGAMLPEALGRNSLLELREEGLGGKFANLGSPGVSQNSEAAPAGEGASSSAPQPPPSAPEVRRPTPASRRDTREPKKSGESWFSRWLPGKRRTEAYLPDDKNKSIVWDEKKNRWVDINEPEEERKALPPPPISLPKAPLAAPPGPGGPPRASVNMFSRKAAGARARYVDVLNPGGPQRSEPALAPAEFFAPLAPLPIPAHVFGPNPDAEEVPPAGGAGREGQAPAGGPANAEPASEPQAFSSAASLAGPELPPAGEDSSRGGELSRCSSLSSLSREVSQHFYQAPGDRPGAAVPFYSAAQFAQAPAPSGGSRTGRIGQRKYPALS
- the SEC16A gene encoding protein transport protein Sec16A isoform X1; the protein is MQPPPQAAPSGMVGPPPAGTPQSMFWSNRPYRRQANNNAPVTPITCPLQPVTDPFAFSRQALQSTSLGSSSKSSPPLPQGPAPPAFLQHPGLPVAHTNAGGTPQGPVSQPRADGSLFSSVLTPLAPSDPEGTRSASVAPSSEPEAQTLPHPQYVPGAGADSSHGGRWHTNTLGSDRPLSRQNPHDSATASAPSPFFPQPRQQMPGQWGPGQGGAQPSGQHYWPRPEGPAQNALPHASSGSHFPAPSTLHHGPSHEQLSPLVSLPGPLAGDGSNEAACLQSGNRSANNFDPEHVFRQNSKAGSTRVSQELRPNPGVNEEQLPDLALSSPLTQGNSPESHLHCPPGAGTSRAVSEVDSGALSMFFQGGETENEENLSSENTGSAGRSDFGGFSPSPALGHPPAHVGAGGIYQAFPRGSNSEATQQGGHLQPYFYQTAGSPPDHPTAASAPVTTWGGAPGAGVHVASSSQPENVEDLEFIQNQEVLPSEPPSLDLSSPSDQVRYGPLPGPAVPRLGVVGHSGGGGLNLEAPDAAPHPVRCDSVSSGYSGESHRNLPSIARPQDVGTFIQQEVGKPEDESLGSFFKQIDSSPVGGETDETTVNQSHHGSLSQPSTPSPPKPTGIFQTSANSSFEPVKSHLVGVKPIEADRANMVGEVRGAIVHQKQRRPAAAPPDTSPGNLEQPPDNMETLFTLQACAPPFSVPAEPGHGLVHTGGPPLETLPLTAEKRPLARAQGVVKCESPVTTLWAQNELPDFGGNVLLAPAAPALHVPVKPQPSEVIQPPDEGMSAPQARQPGSGLLQSGGSTGVSENLENPPKVGEEEALPSQASSGYASLLSSPPTESLQNPPVLIAQPDRSYNLAQPINFSVSLPSPNEKNQPWRDALVGDKPLASSWALGGDSGDSAPVSGSTAGPLARSPLPTSFPHSGFPQVPGTSDTVPNPPAALLVQPPPHPVPKNLVSESQRTDSAENGLPELVSGPAGSRGVTLVPPANAAAAPAGHKADGSSHREEASGALDFTRSRTSESPLRMYSPPHPDGSACPHAASSHPRPPGPGPRNSDHFYQQVMKDTQDQRGLERAQEEPAPPPPQRPRPACSEPPDLGSPPAQGQPQNSVPPPPSPAPADTGQPLPPRPPRSSSASVASASSSQAAVQSERHWLQPPPPDLASYYYGRPLYDGYQSHYPSPYPLEPGAAPLYYQQDVYSLYEPRYRSYDSTAAAYAENYRYSEPERPSSRASHCSDRPPARQGYPEGYYDSKSGWSSQSDHYADYYSGQYEYGDPGRWDRYHYGSRFRDPRTCDRRYWYDAEYDAYRKESYAYGDSRSERYADPWRYDPRFTGSFDDDPEPHRDPYGEEADRRSVHSERSAQSLRSSFSSHSRQSQIYRNHGMAAGPYEAPPPPGSLPGDYAYGAYGNHFGSAQGFPEYGYAAEVGWPTTEQAPSRPTSPEKFSVPHVCARFGPGGQLIKVIPNLPSEGQPALVEVHSMETLLQHTPEQEELRSFPGPLGKDDTHKADVINFAQSKAAHCLQNQSLIDKESASLLWNFIVLLCRQNGTVVGTDLAELLLRDHKTAWLPGKSPNEANLIDFTNEAVEQVAEEESGEAQLSFLTDNPAAGSNTLEKETERFRELLLYGRKKDALESAMKNALWGHALLLASKMDSRTHARVMTRFANSLPINDPLQTVYQLMSGRMPAASTCCGDEKWGDWRPHLAMVLSNLSSNVDVECRAMATMGDTLASKGLLDAAHFCYLMAQVGLGVYTKKTTKLVLIGSNHSLPFLKFATNEAIQRTEAYEYAQSLGAQTCSFPNFQVFKFVYSCRLAEMGLATQAFHYCEVIAQSVLQQPHRHSPVLISQLAQIASQLRLFDPQLREKPEQEAFVEPAWLAQLRHVDRQLKEGAAVWSRDGTFPQRCPSTPSSEAGPCDGPALGPPGGPGAGNPLLAPPVPSAEHLGQGVRLLPSAPPTLPDSQPALPARVPLFPVPPATGPLELGPGCGPPAAAFGFPEAPGPDPAAPYPGPGLPPCAPSVQESEHAPQEAGSQEPGAMLPEALGRNSLLELREEGLGGKFANLPAPPRHTHSFFPPSRAQCTPTQGSPGVSQNSEAAPAGEGASSSAPQPPPSAPEVRRPTPASRRDTREPKKSGESWFSRWLPGKRRTEAYLPDDKNKSIVWDEKKNRWVDINEPEEERKALPPPPISLPKAPLAAPPGPGGPPRASVNMFSRKAAGARARYVDVLNPGGPQRSEPALAPAEFFAPLAPLPIPAHVFGPNPDAEEVPPAGGAGREGQAPAGGPANAEPASEPQAFSSAASLAGPELPPAGEDSSRGGELSRCSSLSSLSREVSQHFYQAPGDRPGAAVPFYSAAQFAQAPAPSGGSRTGRIGQRKYPALS